The sequence ATGAAAAGATCGTCAAGGGAAGAGACCGTTTTTCTGGAAAAGCCAAGCTCGGCCGCCTCGCGGTCATCCATGGTCAGCAGTTCTCCGGCCGCCACCACCGTTGTCTTCCGGTAGCCGCGATTCTCTTTCCTGCTGCTGAACTCCCCGTAATCCCGGGCATCGATATAACGTATTTCACCGTCTTCGCCCTCCAGCCGATAGACCTCCATATCCGCGCTGACCATGGCCTCGGCCAGTACCGGCGGGTAGCCGTTTCTCCTGGCCAGGGCCCGGAACTTGGCCCGGAGCGGCGACTGGAACTTTTCACCCATCATCTTGACGCCCTCGCTGGAATAGCTGATCGGGGCCACGTCGCCCAGGGTGGTGTGCGGGGCCATATAGAGATCGTTGCAGGCCAGGGCGATCAGGGCCCCGGCCGAAATCGCCTTGTCGGCGATAAAGGCCACGGTCCGGCCCCGGGGGTCGCGAAGCAGGGTGTTGACAATGGAAAGAGCCGCATCGACCCGGCCGCCGAAGGTGTCGATCTCCAGGATGAAAAGGGTGGCTGGCCTATTGTCCGCATCCCGGATCGCCCGGCGGATAAAGGCGGCCATCCCCGGATTCACCTCCCCGGACACCGGGATCAGGTAGACCGCGGATTCCAGGGGCTTATTGTCCGCGGCCCGGGATGAGGGGATGATCACGGCCAGGCAGCAGAGGGTGGCAAGAAAAAGGACTCGTATCATCAATGGACCTGTAAGAAACCTGATGAACTCGTAACAACCCGAAAGGCTTCAAATGCCACCCAATAAAATCAACAAGTTACAAGACGAATCACGTCCGTCGAGCGGGTTGTTGCGAGACCGACAAACCTGGTCGAGCCGGGATTATTCAGCGTCTGTCACCCGGTTGCCGTTGTTGTCCCGGGCCAATAGTACCGGCACGGTGCGGGAGTCGACCAGGTCGGCGATAAAGCTGCCCACCACCACCTTACTCTTTATCCGGACCGGGATCTTGGCCGCATCGGCGGTGACCCAGATCTTGAGCTTGGCGTCCTTGCTCTTTTCAAACACCCCGCCCACATGTTTCAGGTCCGGCTCAATGAGAAAGGTGTCGTATTCACGGCCGGCAACCGTGATCGTTTCCCGTTTTCGCACCCAGACGATCCCGATCACGTTTTTGTTGCCGTCGCTGATCGGCCGGGAGATCTCCATGCCCTCGCGAAGATCCAGGCTGCGCACGTAATAGAAACCGGACATGGGGTCAAAGGAGCCCTCCATCAGGGGTGAGGTCCGGTGGTCCTTGTCAAAGTTCGAATAGCGGGCCACCTTTTCGCTCCAGTCAAAAAAGACCTTGATATCTCTTCTTGCCCGGCCCTCCTGCTGGTCCTTTTTATAGAACAGCGAGTGGGTCATATCGATGTTGACAATGGAATCGACCTTGTCGCGCACCTTGTAAAAAAGATCCAGGACCTTGTTCGAGGTGGCGGTCATTCGAAAATGATGGGCGGGCTGGCCCTGAAAGGATGCCCCGGGCAGCACCTCGAGTACCGCCGTGCCGGCCGGCACCATCTGCCAGCGAAGCTGATAGGTAAGCCTTTCCCCGGCAAGAAAGGGGACCTGCCGGCCGCTTGCCCCGGCCGGAGCGACGGCGGGGAGGAGCAGGAGAGCGCCGGCCAGAACGGAGACAACCAGAATGACCCAGTCCCGGCCCGGCCGGGTCGCACCTTGCCGCGGCCCGGCAAGGTGATTTATTTGATCCGCTATCAGCATAAACAACCCGCTTGTTCCCCGCGGCCGACAGGCGGGCCTTTATCCGGGAATTCATATTATTTCACAATCATTCTGATTTACCCGCCTTTGCCGGCCCTGTCAACAGAAACGGATGATACGGGCAATGGGTGAACCGTACAATGCCGGGACCGGTATCAGGTTCCAGGACAAGCTGCCGCCACTGCCCACGGTCCCCTGTTTTTCCCGTCCCCTCTCTTCTGTCCTCAGGCATTCATCCCACCACCCAGACGGTGAAACCCTTACTTTCCCGGACCACGGCGTTGGAGATGGAACCGAACAGAAACTCCTCGGCCTTGCTCACCCCGCGCTTACCCACCACCACCGTGTCAAACCCTCCCTCCTCCTGCATCTTGATGATTGTCCGGCTGGGTGGTTCGGCCGCGCTCTGCCGGCAGATGGTGGTGATCCGCTCCGCGGGAATGGCAAAGCCGGCCAGCTTTTCCCTTGCCCGGGCAAAGATTTTTTCCGCTGCCGCTTCCTTTTCCCGGATATATTCGGCCAGGGTGTGGCCCTGCTGAAAATAATAGGGCGGCGGCTCAGGGTAGACGTTAAACAGGCAGATGGTGAATCCCTCGGTACTGCCCACGATTTGGCCGACGTAGTCCACCGCCCGCATGGATATCTCATTGTCGTCCACGGCAATGAGAAATTTTTTCCCGGTATCCATCTGATTGCCCTCAAATTTTCTTTACCCGTCTTGCATTCACAAGCCCTTGCTCTGTTTCGCTCCGAACCAGCATGGCTGGACCGGATTTCAGGCCCCAGCCACAACGAAACAATGAAAGTCGCCCCGGACGAAGCTCCGGGTCCGGGGCGACTTTCATATAAACCTGGCGAGAAATGCGGATCAGGTATCAACGATGTAGCATTGATCCCATTTTTCCACCAGCTTGACCAACTGCACCATGGTCTGCTGGGTGGGAGTGGCCACCCGCTGTTCGGTCCCATATGCACAGAGCATCCCGTTCAAGGCATCCACCTCGGTGCGCTTGCGGTTGACCACGTCCTGGAGCATGGAGGACATGTTGGCGGCGGTCCGGTTGCAGATATCAAAGAGCAGTTCATAGAGATCCTGCCGGATATCGATATCGCAGGCCTCGGCCACGGCCCGGCCCTCGTCCACCAGCCGTTTCATCAGGGTGATGGACTCCATGTTCTGGAGAAGCATCCCGTTTCTCATCCGCAACACGGCGGAAACACTGTTGATGGCCGAATATACGATCACCTTGCACCAGAGCTTCTCCTTAACCTCCCGGGTCACCTCGGTGGGGATCCCGCTCCGGGTCAGGACCTGGCTCAGCCGCTCGATCCGGGGAGTGGGCTGACCGGTCAACTCGCCGATCAGGGTGTCGCCCAGGCCGCTGTGTTTGACCCGGCCGGGGCCCAGGCCGATGCCGGCCATGAAGGTAAAGCCGCCGATGATATTATCGCGGCCCACCACCTTTTCCATGATCTCCAGGTTGCCGAGCCCGGTCTGCAGGCTCAGGACCGGCGAATCCTCGGCAACCAGGTGGGCGACCCCCTTTACCGCGGCCCGGGTATCAAAGGATTTTACCGCCAGGATCACAAGATCGCACTGCTTGATCTCCTGACCGTTGTTCACCGCCCGGGCCGGGACACGGGTCATGGCACCGGGGTCTTCCACCCCGATATCCATGATCTCGATACCGTTCCGGTTGATCGCCTCAACAACGTCCTCGCGTGTTTCCACGAACCAGACCCGGTGACCGCCCCGGCTGAGCAGGGCCCCGAACACCCGGCCGATGGCGCCTGCGCCGACAATGACTATCTCCATGGCCCTCTCCTGTTTCACGGTTTTTCAGATCCACCCCTGGTAATCGGATTACAACACTTGGGCCTGCTTGTCAATCAATGGCCCCGCCTTTGCGCCAGGGGTCCCGGCGGGCCGGCCCGTTTCCGCGTGCTGGTTGCAGCCGGAACGTAAGCGATCACAGGCCTGGAGTTTACCGGGTTGCCGGCGCCTTACCCTGTGATTGATTACGCTGGAACTTATTGTCACCGCCCCGGGCCGGGCCGGCCGGTTGTCTCCCCGGTCAATCCACTTGCCGTAGCCGGTTCGCCCTGGTATGTTTGGCAATCTCCGTAACCGGACATCGGGCCGGACCATAACTTTTGGACCGCAGCCACAATCAATAATAAAAATCTCTCCGGACAACGATCTTGGTCTGGAACGATTTTACATATAAACCTGTTACCCCTGTCCGCCGACGCCACTCGACAAACATGGCCGCCTATATCCTGAAACGCATCCTGTTGATGATCCCCACCCTGTTCGGGATCATGCTGATCACCTTTATGGTGACCCAGTTCGTGCCCGGCGGTCCGGTGGAGCGGATGATGGCTGAAATCGAGGGCCATGGCGCCAAGACCGCCCTGGGCGCCACCGGCGAGGTCCGGGCCGGCACCACCAGTGGTCTCTACCAGGGCAGACAGGGACTGGACCAGCAACGGATAGAGCAACTTAAAAAACTCTACGGCTTTGACAAGCCGCCGCTGGAACGGTTCCTGATCATGATGAAGAACTACCTGGTCTTTGATTTCGGCACCAGTTATTACCACCACCAGAGCGTGGTCCAACTGGTGATCTCCAAGCTGCCGGTGTCCATGTCCCTGGGACTCTGGTCCTTTCTGATCGTCTACCTCACCTGCATTCCGCTGGGCATCTCCAAGGCGGTACACCACGGCGACCGGTTCGATGTCATCTCCAGCAGCGTGATCCTGGTCGGCTACGCTATCCCCGGTTTTGTCCTGGCCATCCTGATGATCGTCCTGTTCGGCGGCGGCAGCTTCTGGAGTATTTTCCCGCTCCGGGGCCTGGTCTCCGACAACTGGTCCGAGATGAGCCTCATCGCAAAGATTCTCGACTATCTTTGGCACATGGTCCTGCCGGTCACCGCCAGCACCGTGGGCAGCCTGGCGGTGATGACCCTGCTGACCAAGAACAGTTTTCTGGAGGAGATCCGCAAGCAGTACGTGCTCACCGCCCGGGCCAAGGGGTTGGGGGAAAACCAGGTCCTCTACCGCCATGTGTTCCGCAATGCGATCATCCCGATCATCACCGGCTTTCCCGGTTCCTTTATCACCGCCTTTTTCACCGGCAGCCTGCTGATCGAGACCATCTTCTCGCTGGACGGGATGGGGCTGCTGGCCTACCAGTCGGTAATGAACCGTGACTACCCGGTGGTGCTGGGCACCCTTTATTTCTTTACGATCATCGGTCTGATCTCCCGCCTGCTTTCGGATCTGAGCTATGTGCTGGTGGATCCGCGGATCACCTTTGAGAGCGTGGAGCAGAAATGAGCCGCCGCCCGGGAACAGGCCTGGCCCGGCGACGCTGGCGGCGGTTTAAAAGCAACCGCCGGGGCTTCTACAGCCTGGTTCTTTTTTCCATCCTTTTTATCCTCGGCATGAACGCCGAGTTGATCAGCAACGACAAACCCTTTCTGCTCTGCTATCAGGATTCTTTTTACTATCCGGTCTTCAAGTCCTATCCCGAGACCCTGTTTGGCGGAGATTTTGATACTGAGACCGATTACCGCGATCCTTATATCCTGGAAAAGCTCACCACCAACGGCAACTGGGTCCTTTTCCCGATCAATCCCCACTCCTACAACTCCATCAACCAGGCGATAGAGGGACCAGTGCCCTCGCCGCCCACCCGGGCCAACTATCTCGGCACCGATGACCGCGGCCGGGACGTGCTGGCCCGGCTCATTTACGGGTTTCGACTGTCAGTGCTGTTCGGCTTCTGCCTGACCCTGGTGGGTACCGGACTGGGGATCATTGCCGGCGCGGTGCAGGGCTATTTCGGCGGCAAGACCGATCTTTTTTTTCAACGCTTCATCGAGATCTGGAGCGCCATGCCTGAACTCTATCTGCTGATTATCTTTGCCTCGATTTTCAAGCCCAGCGTCCTGCTGCTGATCATCCTGCTGTCCATGTTCGGCTGGATGGGGCTTTCCGACTATGTGCGGGCCGAGTTCCTCAAGGGCCGCAACATGGACTACGTCACTGCGGCCAAGGCCCTGGGGGTGGGCAACCTGACCATCATGTTCCGCCACCTGCTGCCCAACGGCATGACCCCGGTGATCACCTTTCTGCCCTTTCGGATGTCCGGCGCGATCCTGGCCCTGACCAGCCTCGATTTTCTGGGCCTCGGGGTGCCGCCCTCCACCCCGAGCCTGGGCGAACTGCTGGCCCAGGGCAAGAGCAATATCGAGGCCTGGTGGCTGTCGCTCTCCACCTTTGTGGTGCTGGTGGGCACCCTTGTCTTGCTGGTCTTTATCGGCGAGGCCCTGCGTGAAACCTTTGATCCCCGCCAATCCCTGGTCGCAAAGAAAAAATGATGAACTTGCTGGAACTCAAGGAGCTTTCGCTGACCATCCACACCGAGACCGGCCCGGAACAGGTGCTTGATTCGGTGTCCCTGACCGTTGCCCCGGGCCAGACCGTGGCCCTGGTGGGTGAGTCCGGCTCCGGCAAGTCGGTAACCGCCTTGTCGATCCTGAGACTCCTGGAACGGACCGCCACGGTGAGCATGCGCGGGGAGATTCTGTTCGAGGAGCAGGACCTCCTGACCAGCAGCGAGGAACAGGTCCGCAGGCTGCGCGGCAACCGGATAGCGATGATCTTCCAGGAGCCGATGACCTCGCTCAACCCGGTCTACACCATCGGCGCCCAGGTAATGGAATCCCTGATTCTCCACCAGGGACTTGCCAGACAGGAGGCCCGGGACAAGGCGATCAACCTGCTGGCCCGGACCGGGATTCCGGACCCGGAACAACGGCTGGCCAGCTATCCCCATCAACTCTCCGGCGGGCAACGGCAGCGGGTGATGATCGCCATGGCCCTGGCCTGCCGGCCGGCCCTGTTGATCGCCGATGAGCCGACCACCGCGCTGGACGTCACCATCCAGGCCCAGATCCTGGCCCTGATCAAGGACCTGCAACGGGAAATGGGCATGGCCGTACTCCTGATTACCCATGATCTCAACATGGTGCGCAAGATTGCCGGCCAGGTTCACATCATGCGCCAGGGCCGGATAGTCGAGCAGGGAGATACCGAACAGATCTTTACCAACCCGGTCGATTCCTACACCCGACATCTGCTGGCCAGCGTGCCCAGGGGCTTCCCGGAGCCAAGACCCCGGGGAGCCCCCCTGCTCACAATTAAGGACATGCGCTGTCATTTTCCGATCAAGGCCGGGTTCTTTAAAAAAACCGTGGGCCTGATCAAGGCGGTGGACGGGATCTCGCTCACCATCCGCCAGGGATCCACCTATGGGGTGGTGGGCGAATCTGGCTCGGGCAAGTCCACTCTGGGGATGTGTCTGTTGCGACTCACCGGCTGCCAGGGCCGGATCCGTTACATGCGGGAGAACGGGGAAATCGATCTGCTCGCCCTTGACATCGCCGGGATGAGGCCCCTGCGCAAGGAGTTGCAGGTGGTGTTCCAGGATCCTTTTTCCTCGCTCTCGCCCCGGTTGACCGTTGAGGAGATCATCAACGAGGGGCTCAAGGTGCATGGAATCGGCAGAGATAAAAGAAAACAGCGGCAACTGGTGGAACAGAGTCTGCTGGAGGTGGGGCTTGTTCCGGAGATGGCGGACCGCTATCCCCATGAATTCTCCGGGGGCCAGCGGCAGCGAATCGCCATTGCCCGGGCCGTGGCCCTGAAACCGCGGTTTCTGGTGCTGGACGAGCCCACCAGCGCCCTGGACATGACCATCCAGGCCCAGATCATCGAGCTGCTCAAGGACCTCCAGACAAGACTCGGAATGACCTATCTGTTCATCTCCCATGACCTGCGGATAATCCGGGCCCTGTGTGACGAGGTGGCGGTGATGAAGGAAGGGCTGATCGTGGAATCAGGACCGGCCGGCGAAATCTTCCGCAACCCCACCCATCCCTATACCCGCAAACTCTTTGCCGCGGCCTTTGGGCTGGAAACGGATGAGCCGGGAACTGGAGAAACAACCAGCATGGCCGGCCAATATGGTCCAGCCACAACAAAAGAATGAAAGATCTCCCCGCCATGGCGAGCGCGGCGCTTTGTGGCGACTTTCAGAGAACCTGTCCCCTGACAACGAGTAAGCGTTCACCAGCACCTCATCTTCACCCATTTGGGCCTGCTCGAATAGCACCAGTATGCTTCGCTGTCCCAAATGAACGAATCTAAGCCACTGGTAAACGCTTACGGGCATGAGGTTACCGTAAATCCGTACCCCCGGTGAACGGTTACGACAACGATAAATTGCAGCCCGGTTTAACGGCCGAACAGTTTCTCCAGTGTTCCGCCGATCTCTCCGGCATCCCCGTCCAGGGGGGCGCCGCTGTTTTTTATCGCACCCTTGTCCCTGTCTCCGGGTTTGGCGGCAGCGCCTTTTTCAACCTTTGCCAGTGCCGTCAGGCAGGGATTTTCGTCAGTTTCGTCCTTGCCGGCCAGGACCGCGGCAATACCCACCGGCCCGAACAGGGCGATACCGCCCGCTGCCTTGCCGATGGCCAGCGCGGTCTGGCCCGGATCAATGACCAGGGCCGGCCTGGCCAGGGTGCCGCCCAGCTTGAAGGATCTGGCCAACTCAGCGAGATTGAGATTGAAACCGGCCACCCCTTTCTTGGGCAAAGGCTTAAGCGCCAGGCTCAGTCCCTCGGTCTTCAGGTTGATCCTGCCGTCCCCGATAACGCTCATCCGCGGGGTGTCAAGGAGCAGGGCCGTGGACCGGGCCAGGCCGTTCTTGACTGCAAAACCGCTGACAAAACAGTTGGCCTCGGTGTAGTCGGATTTCTCTGCAAGCGGATTGATCATCCGTGTCAGGGAGCCGGCCAGGTCAACGCCGATGCGACCAAGCTGTTTGTTATTAATCCTGCCCTTGCCCATCACCAACCTGGTCCTGCCGTCAAGGCTTGCCATCAGCGCGGCCACCGAACCGCCGCTGCCGGCCAGATCGGCCTCGATATCCAGCTTGCCCGCAACCATTTCCCTGGCCCCGATCTCCTTGAGCAAACGGTCCAGATCGAGCTTTTCGATTTTAAAGGCAGCGGCCAGCACCGCCTTGTTGCCCTGTTCACGCAAGGCAAGCCGGCCGGTCATCGAGCCGCCGGCGATCTTGGCGGTCATGGGGTCCAGTTTGAGACGGCCGTCTTTCAAGATGATCCTGACGGAAAGATCGTCCACCATTGCCCGACGCAGGACCAGGCGACCGATTTTGACGATAGCGGTGAGATCCGCGGCCTTTAAGCCGGCCAGTTTTAACGGGGTATCAGGAAAGACCTTTTTCTCTTTTTCCGTGGCCGCGACTTCGGCCTTTTCTTCTGCCGGCTGCAGGGGGCGCAAGTCGAGCCTGTTCGAGGTCAGATCGGCGGTGAGCCGGGGCCGGGGACCGCCCAGGGCAACCGATGCACTGCCCTTGAGATCGGATTCACCAAGGCGGACCTCCAGACCGGTTATGGCAAGGGAACCGGCCGGATTACCGCCAAGGCCGGCCGACAGTGCGACCGGGCCGACATCAGGTATCCCTTTTATTCCGGCCAGACCGGCAAGCCGGCCCAGGGACGGCGAATCAAGGGAAACCGCCAGGTCAAGTTCCAGCCCCTTTTCGGCCAGGGCCATGGTTCCGGCCGCCTTGATGGTGGAACCGGCAGCAGTCACGGTCAGGTCCAGGGGCCAGGGTTCGGCCCTTGCCAGCAGGGCATCGAGCCCGGCAACGGTTCCATTGACACTAAAAGCGTTCCGGTTATAGCTCCCGTTCAGATCCAGGGCCAGCCGGTCCTGTGGTGCCGGGGCAATGGTCATATCATCCAGCAAAAGCGTGTAGGTTTTACCGGTCCGGCCGTCCAGATAGGTAACCCGGCCGTTCTTGATCCGCACATTCTCGAGCCGGATCCCCGGCCCGGCGCCCCCTTTCTTGTCCGGCGCAGTCTCTTTTTTCCTGGCGCTGAAAACCCAGTTGCCCTGGCCCTGCTTGTCGGTCTCAAGCAGGATATCCGGCTCGATCAGGATAAACTCCCGAACAACGATGTTTCGTGACAGCAGGGGCAGAAGGGCGACCTTGACCTGCAGTTTTTTGAGGCTAACCAGCTCCGGCCGCGAACCCCAGGCCGCGTTTTCAAAACCAACATCATCAACCACCAGGCTGGGGGTCAAGCCAAGCCGCAGACGGACCGGACCGGCAATGGTAAGGGTCCGGCCGGTGGCAACGGCGACCTGTTCCTCGAGTACCGGTTTGAGGTTGGCGTAGTCATAGGTGGAAATAAAGATGAAGACCGCCCCGGCCAGGACGACCAGAAAAACAACCGGAATCCCAACAGCCTTTTTCCATCCCATAATTCCTCCTCCCGCTCTCCCCTGCCGGACCATACGCCCTTTATCAGGAAAGGGCATAGAAGCGCGGCAAACCTGGAAGCTCGCTGTGCTGTGTTATGATAACCGTCTATTACTCACGGTCCGGTTCATCCGCTTCTTCGGATCATTCCCCAGTTCCAGGCAAGCACCGGGGTTTTGTTCGATAAAGCAAATATTTGAAACTCCATCTCGGGAAGGCTGAGGATCGCGCAGGTATGGTTGAACTTCGTGCTTCCCGGATTGATCACCAGAACATTGCCCAACTGTTCGGCAAAAACCTGGTGGGTATGGCCAACCACCAGTACATCGAATTCAGATCCTTCCAGTTCATCGGTCCATCGCTCTTTCCGGCTTGTCAGGAGCTGTGCATGTTCATCCAACAGGGTGATTCCCTCCATGAGTGACTGTGGAGGACTTGCATGAACCAGGTAGACACGCTTCCCTTTGAGGGTTACTTCCAGCCATAAAGGCAGTTTCTCGAAAAATGTAACAACCCGCGCTGATTTCCGGTCAGCAGGGCGGTTCAGATACCAGAGATCATGGTTACCCGGAATCGTTTCACATCCACTCCCAATAAGCAGGTCAACGGTTTGCTCCAGCTCCGTCCCGTAGCCGGCAATGTCTCCACCACAGAGAACACGATCCACCCCCTGCCTCTGAAAAACAGCCAGGGCTTCCCGCACGGGACCTGCCGTGGCATGCAGATCACTGATTAAGCCGATTTTCATGGACACGGTTCATTGGCCAGTCTTATGGCGCAGCAGTGAAAAAATCGTCTATCCGATTGTCCGGCTGGAGGGGCAGACCCTCGAAATTATCAATGTCAACGCCGGGGCCGGAACCACCAGGGCCCTGTTTTTTTATAATCGTGCGGTTACCGGCTCAGAGCGACTCTGATTCTTCACGGAAATGGGAAGGGAACTGATATTTTTTATTGGTAAACAGTTCGACACAGGCGTCCACTGCGGCGGGCTCGTAGCAGGTGCCGCGTTTTGCGCTGATCTCCCTTAAGGCATGTTCCACCCCCAACGCCGGACGGTATGGCCGGTGGGAGGACATCGCCTCCACCACGTCGGCCACGGCGAGAATCCTTGCCTTGAGCAGAATCCGGCCGTTTTTGAGTCCATGGGGATAGCCGCTGCCATCGAGCCGTTCATGGTGCTGGAGTACGATTTCGGCAAGCGGCCAGGGGAACTCGATTCCCTTCAGGATATCATAGCCCACGGCAGGGTGCGGTTGCAGGATCCCGAACTCAGCCTCGGAGAGCCGGCCCGGATGGCAGAGGATACCGGACGGCACCCGTATCTTGCCGATGTCATGGATGACTCCGGCCATGTAGACCCCTTCGACCTTTTCCCGGGACAGCCCCATTTCCCTGGCAATGGCCGCGGCCAGATCGGCCACTCTCCGCTGGTGCCCGGAGGTATAGGGGTCGCGCATCTCAACGGTCAGGGCCATGGCCTCAACCGCCCCGTTCATCGCCTTGGACAGTTGCCGGGTTCGCTCCACGACCCGCAGCTCAAGCTCTTCATGGACCCTTTTCAGTTCCTCCTCGGCCTGCCGGCGCTTGGTGATATCCCTGACCATCAGGAAGAAACCGACCAGGCGCTCCTGTTTGTCCCAGATGCCGGAGGCCCTGGCGCTGATACTCTGCCGCTTGTCGCCCTGACAGCGTTCGATGAGAAATGCCTCCCGGCCGCCCTTGCCGATGCTGTTGAGCACAAACTTTACCTGAGTCAACAGCGTTTCGTCGTTCTGGTGGACAGCCCCGATATCCAGGCCCAGGACCGCATCCTTGCCTACCCCGAAGATATGTTCGGCGCCGGGATTGAAATAAACGACCCGATGGTTGAGGTTAATGGCGATTATCCCGTAATCGATTGCCGAGTGGAGGATATTGTCGAGATAGGCTGTCTTTTCGGCAAGATCCCGGGTGGTGCTCTGGATAACGCTGTCCTTTTCCCGGATGATCTCGCTCAAGGCCTGGATATACTTGCCCTCAAGACCCTTGACGATATCAGACTGGGTGGTCAGCCCCTCGATCCGGCCCTTGCTGTCAATCACCACCAGGCGACGCAGCTTTTTTTCCTTCATGATCGCAACGGCCGTGGACAGGGAGGTGTCGCCATGGACCGTTTCCAGGGAGTCGCTCATTACCTCGGCCACCGTGAGGCGGGAGAGATCGGGGTGCTCGATGAGCAGATGGGAGGCATCGCGTTCGGTAATAATGCCCAGTGGTTGACGGCCATCCGTCACCACGA is a genomic window of Desulfobacterales bacterium containing:
- a CDS encoding ketopantoate reductase family protein, with protein sequence MEIVIVGAGAIGRVFGALLSRGGHRVWFVETREDVVEAINRNGIEIMDIGVEDPGAMTRVPARAVNNGQEIKQCDLVILAVKSFDTRAAVKGVAHLVAEDSPVLSLQTGLGNLEIMEKVVGRDNIIGGFTFMAGIGLGPGRVKHSGLGDTLIGELTGQPTPRIERLSQVLTRSGIPTEVTREVKEKLWCKVIVYSAINSVSAVLRMRNGMLLQNMESITLMKRLVDEGRAVAEACDIDIRQDLYELLFDICNRTAANMSSMLQDVVNRKRTEVDALNGMLCAYGTEQRVATPTQQTMVQLVKLVEKWDQCYIVDT
- the yejB gene encoding microcin C ABC transporter permease YejB; its protein translation is MAAYILKRILLMIPTLFGIMLITFMVTQFVPGGPVERMMAEIEGHGAKTALGATGEVRAGTTSGLYQGRQGLDQQRIEQLKKLYGFDKPPLERFLIMMKNYLVFDFGTSYYHHQSVVQLVISKLPVSMSLGLWSFLIVYLTCIPLGISKAVHHGDRFDVISSSVILVGYAIPGFVLAILMIVLFGGGSFWSIFPLRGLVSDNWSEMSLIAKILDYLWHMVLPVTASTVGSLAVMTLLTKNSFLEEIRKQYVLTARAKGLGENQVLYRHVFRNAIIPIITGFPGSFITAFFTGSLLIETIFSLDGMGLLAYQSVMNRDYPVVLGTLYFFTIIGLISRLLSDLSYVLVDPRITFESVEQK
- a CDS encoding ABC transporter permease, yielding MSRRPGTGLARRRWRRFKSNRRGFYSLVLFSILFILGMNAELISNDKPFLLCYQDSFYYPVFKSYPETLFGGDFDTETDYRDPYILEKLTTNGNWVLFPINPHSYNSINQAIEGPVPSPPTRANYLGTDDRGRDVLARLIYGFRLSVLFGFCLTLVGTGLGIIAGAVQGYFGGKTDLFFQRFIEIWSAMPELYLLIIFASIFKPSVLLLIILLSMFGWMGLSDYVRAEFLKGRNMDYVTAAKALGVGNLTIMFRHLLPNGMTPVITFLPFRMSGAILALTSLDFLGLGVPPSTPSLGELLAQGKSNIEAWWLSLSTFVVLVGTLVLLVFIGEALRETFDPRQSLVAKKK
- a CDS encoding AsmA family protein; translation: MGWKKAVGIPVVFLVVLAGAVFIFISTYDYANLKPVLEEQVAVATGRTLTIAGPVRLRLGLTPSLVVDDVGFENAAWGSRPELVSLKKLQVKVALLPLLSRNIVVREFILIEPDILLETDKQGQGNWVFSARKKETAPDKKGGAGPGIRLENVRIKNGRVTYLDGRTGKTYTLLLDDMTIAPAPQDRLALDLNGSYNRNAFSVNGTVAGLDALLARAEPWPLDLTVTAAGSTIKAAGTMALAEKGLELDLAVSLDSPSLGRLAGLAGIKGIPDVGPVALSAGLGGNPAGSLAITGLEVRLGESDLKGSASVALGGPRPRLTADLTSNRLDLRPLQPAEEKAEVAATEKEKKVFPDTPLKLAGLKAADLTAIVKIGRLVLRRAMVDDLSVRIILKDGRLKLDPMTAKIAGGSMTGRLALREQGNKAVLAAAFKIEKLDLDRLLKEIGAREMVAGKLDIEADLAGSGGSVAALMASLDGRTRLVMGKGRINNKQLGRIGVDLAGSLTRMINPLAEKSDYTEANCFVSGFAVKNGLARSTALLLDTPRMSVIGDGRINLKTEGLSLALKPLPKKGVAGFNLNLAELARSFKLGGTLARPALVIDPGQTALAIGKAAGGIALFGPVGIAAVLAGKDETDENPCLTALAKVEKGAAAKPGDRDKGAIKNSGAPLDGDAGEIGGTLEKLFGR
- a CDS encoding metallophosphatase family protein, with the protein product MKIGLISDLHATAGPVREALAVFQRQGVDRVLCGGDIAGYGTELEQTVDLLIGSGCETIPGNHDLWYLNRPADRKSARVVTFFEKLPLWLEVTLKGKRVYLVHASPPQSLMEGITLLDEHAQLLTSRKERWTDELEGSEFDVLVVGHTHQVFAEQLGNVLVINPGSTKFNHTCAILSLPEMEFQIFALSNKTPVLAWNWGMIRRSG
- a CDS encoding ABC transporter ATP-binding protein, which translates into the protein MMNLLELKELSLTIHTETGPEQVLDSVSLTVAPGQTVALVGESGSGKSVTALSILRLLERTATVSMRGEILFEEQDLLTSSEEQVRRLRGNRIAMIFQEPMTSLNPVYTIGAQVMESLILHQGLARQEARDKAINLLARTGIPDPEQRLASYPHQLSGGQRQRVMIAMALACRPALLIADEPTTALDVTIQAQILALIKDLQREMGMAVLLITHDLNMVRKIAGQVHIMRQGRIVEQGDTEQIFTNPVDSYTRHLLASVPRGFPEPRPRGAPLLTIKDMRCHFPIKAGFFKKTVGLIKAVDGISLTIRQGSTYGVVGESGSGKSTLGMCLLRLTGCQGRIRYMRENGEIDLLALDIAGMRPLRKELQVVFQDPFSSLSPRLTVEEIINEGLKVHGIGRDKRKQRQLVEQSLLEVGLVPEMADRYPHEFSGGQRQRIAIARAVALKPRFLVLDEPTSALDMTIQAQIIELLKDLQTRLGMTYLFISHDLRIIRALCDEVAVMKEGLIVESGPAGEIFRNPTHPYTRKLFAAAFGLETDEPGTGETTSMAGQYGPATTKE
- a CDS encoding DUF3108 domain-containing protein; translated protein: MLIADQINHLAGPRQGATRPGRDWVILVVSVLAGALLLLPAVAPAGASGRQVPFLAGERLTYQLRWQMVPAGTAVLEVLPGASFQGQPAHHFRMTATSNKVLDLFYKVRDKVDSIVNIDMTHSLFYKKDQQEGRARRDIKVFFDWSEKVARYSNFDKDHRTSPLMEGSFDPMSGFYYVRSLDLREGMEISRPISDGNKNVIGIVWVRKRETITVAGREYDTFLIEPDLKHVGGVFEKSKDAKLKIWVTADAAKIPVRIKSKVVVGSFIADLVDSRTVPVLLARDNNGNRVTDAE
- a CDS encoding universal stress protein; translation: MDTGKKFLIAVDDNEISMRAVDYVGQIVGSTEGFTICLFNVYPEPPPYYFQQGHTLAEYIREKEAAAEKIFARAREKLAGFAIPAERITTICRQSAAEPPSRTIIKMQEEGGFDTVVVGKRGVSKAEEFLFGSISNAVVRESKGFTVWVVG